The sequence below is a genomic window from Leptospira dzoumogneensis.
AAATTTAGTATCTTCTCGCAAAATATACCAAGCGGAGATTTTTCTCTTTGGAAAAATTGGCGGGGAAAACGGATCAGTCTTATCCCTCAAACTGCAGCGATTGGTCTGCATCCATTTTTAAGCATTGGATCTCAGATCCTGGAATATTTTTCTGTCATCCAACCGGAATTTGCAAACCCGGAAACTGGAATTCGACTCCTAAAAGAATTCGGACTTTCCGATCCGGAGGCGTCTTGGAAGGCGAGGCCACATCAACTTTCCGGCGGAGAAAGACAGAGAATTTTAGTATTACTTTCGGTGTATTCCGGAGCGGAGCTGATTTTGGCAGACGAGCCCACGTCTGCTCTAGATCCGACCACGGGAAAGTCGATCCTGGATCTATTAAGGACCAGAGTGAAAGATCTGGGAGCAGGGCTTCTATTTATCAGCCATGATCTTAGTTCTGCCAGGGAGTTAGCCGATAC
It includes:
- a CDS encoding ATP-binding cassette domain-containing protein, translated to MERESSETILSIQGLNVKIGSSTILKNFDFQISKKEVHALVGESGSGKSTFASTVLGLLNEEASVTWEKFSIFSQNIPSGDFSLWKNWRGKRISLIPQTAAIGLHPFLSIGSQILEYFSVIQPEFANPETGIRLLKEFGLSDPEASWKARPHQLSGGERQRILVLLSVYSGAELILADEPTSALDPTTGKSILDLLRTRVKDLGAGLLFISHDLSSARELADTITVMKSGEKLETLKSPNGAWEPHLEYSRKLFTLDENPA